In Dermatophagoides farinae isolate YC_2012a chromosome 9, ASM2471394v1, whole genome shotgun sequence, a genomic segment contains:
- the LOC124497721 gene encoding facilitated trehalose transporter Tret1: MATIDSNENRSSLSSINNNNSNIERSNIDVDDDNNKLNKFKPSWLIYVVAICVESLSLSFGMTMGWTSIAGEELDTNFTTTNNNDHWKSPVFPNDIEKKLIASIWTLGSLFGGFSCGYLIDKFGRKKMLILLGIPFGMAWLCIGFARCSSIIIIGRVINGIGLGISIPTIPLYIAEISTPNIRGYIGMSIGFFAVLGMLLINILNVMNFHWNHLGFFAIVPTTLMMIIMCFMPESPVWCINFINDKNESIKQAEKNLRRLRSKNSDIQQELDNLIEMKKSSDKMNNMVNQSNHHHHGLLKSLRRKDIYKPFIIAMVVMTFQQFCGSSIIIYSMNDIFKNSGSTLSAKQSSSITNAIMLATTIIGGFSIDRFGRRILLIISGTAQALSIGTLGVYYYIHLSTSNIQQSSSSILPIICVSIFVSAYSFGIGPLCWIIIAEITPPQAVWLVMSSTSVYSSIGTFIMIFSTKTLFQLLKEYGTYWLFTVVNITIVIFGYFIPETKGQCYQECRNLLEEKDKIIKDLRHEFEITKQRDPKLMAIQDKIHVEKFVQLSKTCHMNYQLNIIVDDIIEDLKSKLLLADIGADKISDKRLLLCFIPETIFRFIFKKLISQFPLLEKKYNGLNLNLEKNLLQCLMDKVRDKKQWTQELYRKKYKNLPDLH, translated from the exons ATGGCCACAATCGATTCCAATGAAAATCGTTCATCACTATCAtctatcaacaacaacaacagcaatatcGAACGATCaaatattgatgttgatgatgataataataaattaaataaattcaaaccaTCATGGTTAATATATGTTGTAGCTATTTGtgttgaatcattatcattatcattcggTATGACAATGGGTTGGACATCGATTGCCGGCGAAGAATTGGATACGAATTTCActacaacaaacaataatgatcattggaAATCGCCAGTGTTTCctaatgatattgaaaaaaaattaattgcaTCCATATGGACATTAGGATCATTATTTGGTGGTTTTAGCTGTGGTTATCTAATCGATAAATTTGGTCGTAAAAAAATGCTCATATTATTGGGCATACCATTCGGTATGGCTTGGCTTTGTATCGGTTTTGCTCGTTGTTCatcgatcataatcattggtCGTGTGATTAATGGTATTGGATTGGGAATTTCGATCCCAACGATACCACTTTATATAGCCGAAATTTCGACACCAAATATTCGTGGTTACATTGGAATGTCCATTGGT tTTTTCGCCGTTTTAGGTATGCTTTTAATCAACATATTGAACGTTATGAACTTTCATTGGAATCATTTGGGATTTTTTGCCATTGTACCgacaacattgatgatgatcataatgtgTTTTATGCCTGAATCACCAGTATGGTGTATCAATTTTATAaacgataaaaatgaatctatAAAACAagctgaaaaaaatcttcgtCGATTACGTTCGAAAAATAGCGATATTCAACAAGAATTAGATAATcttattgaaatgaaaaaatcatcagataaaatgaacaatatgGTTAACCaaagtaatcatcatcatcatggactTTTAAAATCATTACGACGAAAAGATATTTATAAACCATTCATAATAGCAATGGTTGTTATGACATTTCAACAATTCTGTGGTTCTAGTATCATTATCTATTCGatgaatgatatttttaaaaattccgGTTCAACATTATCAGCTAAACAATCCAGTTCAATAACTAATGCAATCATGTTGGCCACGACCATTATCGGTGGTTTTTCAATCGATCGTTTTGGACGACGAATTCTTTTGATAATTTCTGGCACTGCACAAGCATTAAGTATTGGTACATTAggtgtttattattacatacaTTTATCAACATCGaatattcaacaatcatcatcatcgatactTCCAATTATTTGTGTATCCATATTTGTAAGTGCATATTCATTTGGTATTGGTCCACTTTGttggattattattgccGAAATTACACCACCACAAGCTGTATGGTTAGTAATGTCAAGCACTTCAGTTTATTCATCTATTGGTACattcattatgattttttcaacaaaaacattattcCAATTGTTAAAAGAATATGGTACATATTGGTTATTCACTGTGGTTAATATTACCATTGTTATATTTGGTTATTTTATACCAGAAACAAAAGGAC AATGTTACCAAGAATGTCGAAATCTtttagaagaaaaagataaaattatcaaagaTTTGCGTCATGAATTCGAAATAACGAAACAACGTGATCCAAAACTAATGGCAATACAAGATAAAATTCATGTCGAAAAATTTGTACAACTTTCAAAAACTTGCCATATGAATTATCAATTAAACATCATAGTTGATGATATCATAGAAGATTTAAAATCAAAGCTTCTCTTAGCAGATATCGGTGCTGATAAGATATCTGATAAGAGATTGCTTTTGTGTTTTATACCTGAAACAATATTcagattcatttttaaaaaattaataagcCAATTTCCGCTGTTGGAGAAGAAATATAATggtttaaatttaaatttggaaaaaaatctattg CAATGTTTAATGGATAAAGTTCGagacaaaaaacaatggacACAGGAACTGTATcgtaaaaaatataaaaatttaccTGATTTGCATTAA
- the LOC124498094 gene encoding uncharacterized protein LOC124498094: MEKLDPTKPISFSFSGCGFMGLYHVGVASCLREYAPISPDTKFLGASAGSLAAISLVCDMPLGESTSEILNVAMRARARALGPFHPSFDINRILYDLLMRTLPDDAHIRANGRMYISVTRVSDGKNVIINQFKSKEELIKALQCSCFIPLWSGLLPPKFNGITYIDGGCTNNLPILDENTITVSPFSGESDICPQDDTFNLFQFNFTNTSISISPSNIYRISRILFPAHPETLSKICQQGFDDALRYLQRNNKISCTRCLAIHFTLEKEETSNKHHRHHKHHANCRDCEYRRQIAILDSLPESVVEAIQEACDQVNKGIINWLFRHRPMKLLSILSIPYLLPIDITIVLFSKIYEKLPDIQKELKESFMRFISLLKSLLVKIESNRYFYSAKFSCQLAVKEFDYTSEENLTKIRKSSSHSKSLFMNDIAKQQQQLQLQQQQQQQKIMINNQPLKESKSLDLKKLDPIKYRKASYAGREVNQNRNKPRRRSMIEMGSHPDLPPERVISQLNFDLKLDVKPDQSNVKTTMDTRNNNNDVIDDDIDGPSSSLDSKVIDIDINEIDQNNAIEIANKALNWEKEILEKCHDHLNANDGNFDRMLQITKNNDAVMAYYYTDENNKVQFTELFKIGDEDIDKLNDKENNNNNDDDPNIIDNYQQQIPTYKKDNDDGLIESTIPHGNIQQQQQHQHQTTTTTLNDKNNGSNGGNESPKKRPRKLSSIIMVD, translated from the exons atggaaaaattagaTCCAACCAAACCGATTTCATTCAGCTTTTCTGGTTGTGGTTTTATGGGCCTTTATCATGTCGGTGTTGCATCTTGTCTACGTGAATATGCACCAATATCACCGGATACAAAATTTTTAGGAGCATCAGCCGGTTCATTAGCGGCAATTAGTCTTGTCTGTGATATGCCATTgg GTGAAAGTACAAGTGAAATACTAAATGTAGCAATGCGTGCTCGTGCCCGAGCACTTGGTCCATTTCATCCATCATTCGATATTAATCGTATTCTATATGATCTCCTTATGCGTACCCTACCAGATGATGCACATATCAGGGCTAATGGCCGTATGTACATAAGTGTTACCAGGGTTAGTGATGGTAAAAATgttatcattaatcaattcaaatctaAAGAGGAACTGATCAag GCATTACAATGTTCATGTTTCATACCATTATGGTCGGGTTTATTACCGCCTAAATTTAATGGCATCACCTATATTGATGGTGGATGTACGAATAATTTACCAATATTGGATGAAAATACTATAACCGTATCACCATTTTCTGGCGAATCCGATATATGTCCACAGGATGAtacatttaatttatttcaatttaattttacaAATACATCTATATCGATATCACCATCGAATATATATCGTATATCAAGGATATTATTTCCAGCACATCCGGAAACATTGAGTAAAATTTGTCAACAAGGTTTCGATGATGCACTTCGTTATCTTCAACGTAATA ATAAAATATCCTGTACAAGATGTTTGGCCATACATTTTACAttagaaaaagaagaaacatCAAATAAACATCATAGACATCATAAACATCATGCCAATTGTCGTGATTGTGAATATCGAAGGCAAATTGCCATCCTTGATTCATTGCCTGAATCCGTTGTTGAAG CTATTCAAGAAGCCTGTGATCAGGTAAACAAAGGAATAATAAATTGGCTATTCCGTCATCGTccaatgaaattattgtcaATATTGAGCATACCATATCTATTGCCGATCGATATTACAATCGTATTGTTTAGTAAAATCTATGAAAAATTACCAGATAtacaaaaagaattgaaagaatCATTTATGCGTTTTATATCGttattgaaatcattattggttaaaattgaatcaaatcgttatttttattcagcCAAATTTAGTTGTCAATTAGCAGTcaaagaatttgattatacaagtgaagaaaatttaaCGAAAATACGAAAATCATCCAGTCATTCGAAATCATTGTTTATGAATGATATagccaaacaacaacaacaactacaactacaacaacagcaacaacaacaaaaaataatgattaataatcaacCATTAAAAGAAAGTAAAAGTttagatttgaaaaaacTGGACCCAATTAAATATCGTAAAGCATCATATGCAGGTCGTGAAGTCAATCAGAATCGTAATAAACCAAGACGAagatcaatgattgaaatgggTAGCCATCCAGATCTACCACCTGAACGTGTTATTTCACAGCTAAATTTTGATCTAAAATTAGATGTTAAACCTGATCAATCTAAtgtaaaaacaacaatggatacacgaaacaataataatgatgttattgatgatgatattgatggtccatcatcatcattggatagTAAAGTAATAGATATCgatatcaatgaaattgatcaaaataatgcCATTGAGATTGCTAATAAAGCATTGAATTGGGAGAAAGAAATTCTAGAAAAATGTCATGATCATCTTAATGCtaatgatggaaattttgATAGAATGTTGCAAATTactaaaaataatgatgcaGTTATGGCATATTATTATActgatgaaaataacaaagTACAATTTACtgaattatttaaaattggtgatgaagatattgataaattgaatgataaagaaaataataataataatgatgatgatccaaatattatcgataattatcaacaacagattccaacatataaaaaagataatgatgatggtcttATTGAAAGTACTATTCCACATGgaaacattcaacaacaacaacagcatcaacaccaaacaacaacaacaacattgaatgataaaaataatggatcAAATGGTGGAAATGAAAGTCCAAAAAAACGTCcaagaaaattatcatcgattattatgGTTGATTAA